A section of the Agrobacterium tumefaciens genome encodes:
- a CDS encoding OsmC family protein, with protein MAGQEHHYTVQLKWTGNRGKGTSGYRDYERDYTISASGKADIAGSSDPAFRGDAARWNPEDLLVASLSACHKLWYLHFCSVNGIIVEDYVDNAEGTLIMEKDGAGQFSEVVLKPVITISKGDPARADELHHDAHDKCFIARSVNFPVRVEGRVKVV; from the coding sequence ATGGCAGGACAGGAACATCATTACACCGTCCAGTTGAAGTGGACCGGCAATCGTGGCAAGGGCACGTCCGGCTACCGCGATTATGAACGCGACTACACCATTTCCGCGTCGGGAAAAGCCGATATTGCGGGCTCCTCCGACCCGGCCTTCCGCGGGGATGCCGCCCGCTGGAACCCCGAAGACCTGCTCGTCGCCTCGCTCTCGGCCTGCCACAAGCTCTGGTACCTGCATTTCTGCTCTGTCAACGGCATCATCGTTGAAGACTATGTCGACAATGCCGAAGGCACGCTGATCATGGAAAAGGATGGCGCCGGGCAGTTCAGCGAAGTGGTGCTGAAACCGGTCATCACCATTTCGAAGGGCGATCCCGCCCGGGCGGATGAGTTGCACCATGATGCGCATGACAAATGCTTCATCGCGCGCTCTGTGAATTTCCCGGTGCGGGTGGAGGGCAGGGTGAAGGTGGTTTGA
- the vapC gene encoding type II toxin-antitoxin system VapC family toxin, with protein sequence MIVVDTSVWIDWFQNKSTPQVATLDDMGDLTDVIIGDIILLEILQGERNDKLAAAIHSRLKRFGFVPMLTPELAVKAAANYRKLRGLGKTVRKTADLIIGTYCIEHGHKLLQNDRDFQPMADHLGLQLA encoded by the coding sequence ATGATCGTTGTCGATACATCGGTCTGGATCGACTGGTTTCAGAATAAATCCACGCCTCAAGTCGCAACGCTCGACGATATGGGCGATCTTACCGACGTAATCATCGGCGACATTATTCTTCTCGAAATCTTGCAGGGAGAGCGGAATGACAAGCTGGCGGCGGCTATACATAGTCGGCTGAAGCGCTTCGGATTCGTGCCGATGCTGACACCCGAACTTGCCGTTAAAGCTGCGGCCAATTACCGAAAACTTCGCGGCCTTGGGAAAACCGTGCGTAAAACGGCTGACCTCATCATCGGCACCTATTGTATCGAGCACGGACATAAATTGCTGCAAAACGACCGAGACTTTCAGCCGATGGCCGATCATCTCGGTCTGCAGCTGGCCTGA
- a CDS encoding MFS transporter: MSQSTMSEARPGAETEAVYPTEPAVALSPLAIALIELALAAGGFGIGTGEFAIMGLLPDVATTYGVTVPQAGYVITAYALGVVIGAPIIAVLAARMTRRALLLGLMGLFAAGNILSAVAPDFLSFTVLRFITGLPHGAYFGVAALVAASMAPIHKRARAVGRVMLGLTIATLLGTPLATFFGQLLSWRAAFMLVGGIGLLTVALLWLFQPRDKVEEGASVWRELGAFRRVQVWLTLAIAAVGFGGMFSVFSYIAKTTTDVAMMPVSTVSMVLALFGIGMNVGNVVGSRLADISLNGTIGGMLAFNVLVMTVFGMTADNPFMLCLCVFLIGCGFAACPAVQTRLMDVAQDAQTLAAASNHSAFNIANALGAWLGGLVIAMGFGYASTGYVGAVLSLLGLGVFLVSVTVERRAKAG; encoded by the coding sequence ATGAGCCAGTCGACAATGTCCGAAGCCCGCCCTGGCGCGGAAACCGAAGCCGTTTACCCGACCGAGCCGGCTGTCGCGCTTTCGCCTCTCGCCATCGCGCTCATCGAACTGGCACTTGCCGCCGGCGGTTTCGGCATCGGCACCGGCGAATTCGCCATCATGGGCTTACTTCCTGACGTCGCCACCACCTATGGCGTGACGGTGCCGCAGGCGGGTTACGTTATCACCGCCTATGCGCTGGGCGTCGTCATCGGCGCGCCCATCATTGCGGTTCTGGCCGCCCGCATGACGCGTCGGGCATTGCTGCTGGGTCTGATGGGGCTGTTTGCGGCGGGCAATATTCTCAGCGCCGTCGCACCGGATTTCCTGAGCTTCACCGTACTGCGCTTCATCACCGGCCTGCCACACGGCGCTTATTTCGGCGTTGCGGCGCTGGTGGCAGCCTCCATGGCGCCGATCCACAAACGCGCCCGTGCCGTTGGCCGCGTCATGCTTGGGCTGACCATTGCCACGCTGCTGGGCACCCCGCTTGCAACCTTCTTTGGCCAGCTCCTGTCCTGGCGCGCAGCCTTCATGCTGGTCGGCGGCATCGGGCTGCTGACAGTCGCCCTTCTCTGGCTGTTCCAGCCGCGCGACAAAGTGGAGGAAGGCGCAAGCGTCTGGCGCGAACTCGGCGCTTTCCGTCGCGTTCAGGTGTGGCTGACACTCGCCATCGCTGCCGTCGGGTTCGGCGGCATGTTCTCGGTCTTCAGCTATATCGCCAAGACCACCACCGACGTCGCGATGATGCCGGTGTCCACCGTCTCCATGGTGCTGGCGCTGTTCGGCATCGGCATGAATGTCGGCAATGTGGTCGGCTCGCGGCTGGCCGATATCTCGCTCAATGGCACGATCGGCGGCATGCTGGCCTTCAACGTGCTCGTCATGACCGTGTTCGGCATGACGGCGGATAATCCATTCATGCTCTGCCTCTGCGTCTTCCTGATCGGCTGTGGTTTTGCCGCCTGCCCGGCCGTGCAGACGCGACTGATGGATGTTGCGCAGGATGCGCAGACACTGGCTGCCGCTTCCAACCATTCCGCCTTCAACATTGCCAATGCGCTCGGCGCCTGGCTCGGCGGCCTCGTCATCGCCATGGGTTTCGGTTACGCCTCGACCGGTTATGTCGGTGCGGTCCTCTCCCTTCTCGGGCTTGGCGTTTTCCTTGTTTCGGTCACCGTCGAACGACGCGCGAAAGCCGGCTGA
- a CDS encoding aspartate aminotransferase family protein, giving the protein MNEISTSLSNLAAIDAAHHLHPFSDMGKLNAAGTRIIERAEGVFIYDSTGKKYLDAFAGLWCVNIGYGRREIADVVQRQMNELPYYNAFFGTTTQPATLLAQKIASRAGPGMNHVFFTNSGSEATDTWFRMARVYWKALGHPAKTKVIARRNGYHGSTVAGASLGGMTWMHEQGNLPIEGIAHIGQPYWYAEGGDLSPAEFGLKVARELNAKIDELGEENVAAFVAEPIQGAGGVIVPPETYWPEIARICKARNILLVSDEVICGFGRLGSWFGYQHFGVEPDLAPVAKGLSSGYLPIGGVIVSDRVAQVMLSEVGDFNHGFTYSGHPVCAAAALENLRIIEAEGLVERVRDDIGPYFSQGWKSLEDHEVVGEAVNVGLMGGLQLTTNKTTRTRFAKPDDIGTAVRNHCLANGLVMRATGDRMLASPALTISRSEVDQIIETLRKALDHLRDTREHF; this is encoded by the coding sequence ATGAATGAAATCTCCACGTCTCTCTCCAACCTCGCCGCCATCGATGCCGCCCATCATCTTCATCCCTTCTCCGACATGGGCAAGCTGAATGCGGCCGGCACACGCATCATCGAGCGGGCCGAAGGGGTCTTCATCTATGACAGCACCGGCAAGAAATATCTCGACGCTTTTGCCGGCCTGTGGTGTGTGAATATCGGTTACGGACGCCGCGAAATCGCCGATGTCGTGCAGCGGCAGATGAACGAGCTGCCCTATTACAACGCCTTTTTCGGCACCACCACGCAGCCCGCGACCCTTCTGGCCCAAAAAATCGCCTCTCGCGCCGGGCCGGGCATGAACCATGTGTTCTTTACCAACTCCGGTTCGGAAGCCACCGACACCTGGTTCCGCATGGCGCGGGTCTACTGGAAGGCGCTTGGCCATCCCGCGAAAACGAAGGTTATCGCAAGACGCAACGGCTATCACGGCTCGACGGTGGCGGGCGCGTCTCTCGGCGGCATGACATGGATGCATGAGCAGGGCAACCTGCCGATCGAAGGCATTGCCCATATCGGCCAGCCCTACTGGTATGCCGAGGGTGGGGATCTCTCCCCGGCCGAATTCGGCCTGAAGGTCGCGCGCGAACTGAACGCAAAAATCGATGAGCTGGGCGAGGAGAATGTTGCGGCTTTTGTGGCTGAGCCCATTCAGGGTGCCGGCGGTGTGATCGTGCCGCCGGAGACCTACTGGCCTGAAATCGCCCGCATCTGCAAGGCACGCAACATCCTCCTCGTCTCCGACGAGGTGATATGCGGCTTCGGGCGTCTCGGCTCATGGTTCGGTTATCAGCATTTTGGCGTCGAGCCGGATCTCGCTCCGGTCGCCAAGGGCCTGTCATCAGGTTATCTGCCGATCGGGGGCGTGATCGTGTCGGACCGGGTAGCGCAGGTGATGTTATCAGAGGTCGGTGACTTCAACCACGGCTTCACCTATTCCGGCCATCCCGTCTGCGCCGCCGCGGCGCTCGAAAATCTCCGCATCATCGAGGCTGAGGGACTGGTGGAGCGGGTGCGTGACGATATCGGCCCCTATTTCTCGCAGGGCTGGAAAAGCCTTGAAGACCACGAAGTGGTGGGCGAGGCTGTCAACGTCGGCCTGATGGGCGGCTTGCAGCTAACGACCAACAAGACGACGCGCACGCGTTTCGCCAAGCCGGACGATATTGGAACCGCCGTGCGCAATCATTGTCTGGCAAACGGCCTCGTCATGCGCGCGACCGGTGACCGCATGCTGGCCTCGCCAGCGCTGACGATCAGCCGTTCAGAAGTCGATCAAATCATCGAGACGCTGCGCAAGGCGCTCGACCATCTGCGCGATACGCGAGAGCATTTCTAG
- a CDS encoding diacylglycerol/lipid kinase family protein, producing the protein MKLIAIFNRDGGTFRTTDMDAYCNDAREVFTRAGHEIDCRLVSGKDIVEEMERAAEEPGIEGIIAGGGDGTISAAAAIAWKNGIALGIVPAGTMNLFARSLKLPLDIRQVLDTLAHGEIANVDIASANGRLFVHQFSAGLHSRMVRYRNNLAFASRLGKIKASIRAAVNVILNPPVFEVQYTVNGETQHRKVSAISVSNNEFGQNSLLVADNVSGGHLGFYLTDPLRPSGVAKLAFDILRGKLKDNAAVTAMTVTDVELHFPKKRHDVRCVIDGELLPMERDVALEVHAGELKVLVGRAFFA; encoded by the coding sequence ATGAAGCTCATTGCAATTTTCAATCGTGACGGCGGCACCTTTCGAACCACTGACATGGATGCCTATTGCAACGACGCGCGCGAGGTCTTCACCCGCGCCGGCCACGAGATCGATTGCCGGCTGGTTTCCGGAAAGGATATCGTCGAGGAGATGGAGCGCGCTGCCGAGGAGCCGGGCATAGAGGGCATCATTGCCGGCGGTGGCGACGGCACGATTTCCGCCGCCGCGGCCATCGCCTGGAAAAACGGCATCGCGCTGGGCATCGTGCCCGCCGGCACCATGAACCTCTTCGCCCGCTCGCTGAAGCTGCCGCTCGACATTCGCCAGGTGCTGGACACGCTGGCGCATGGCGAAATTGCCAATGTCGACATCGCCAGCGCCAATGGCCGGCTCTTCGTCCACCAGTTTTCAGCGGGCCTGCACTCACGCATGGTGCGGTATCGCAACAACCTCGCCTTCGCCTCCCGTCTCGGCAAGATCAAGGCAAGCATCCGTGCGGCCGTCAACGTCATCCTCAATCCACCCGTCTTTGAGGTGCAATATACGGTGAACGGCGAAACGCAGCATCGCAAGGTCTCGGCTATTTCGGTTTCCAACAACGAGTTCGGTCAGAATTCGCTCTTGGTGGCGGATAATGTCTCTGGCGGTCACCTCGGTTTCTATCTCACCGACCCGCTTCGCCCCTCCGGCGTTGCAAAACTCGCCTTCGATATCCTGCGCGGCAAGCTCAAGGATAACGCAGCGGTGACCGCCATGACCGTGACGGACGTGGAGCTTCATTTCCCTAAAAAACGCCACGACGTGCGTTGCGTGATCGATGGCGAATTATTGCCGATGGAACGGGATGTGGCGCTGGAGGTCCATGCGGGTGAGCTGAAGGTGCTGGTGGGACGGGCGTTTTTCGCATAA